One region of Corynebacterium capitovis DSM 44611 genomic DNA includes:
- a CDS encoding DUF3107 domain-containing protein, with product MDVKIGLAESPRELVISSGEKQEDIVAEVSAAIEAGRPTVTLVDDKGRKFVIRTERISYVEVGNSTARAVGFVG from the coding sequence ATGGACGTCAAGATCGGCCTTGCCGAAAGCCCGCGCGAGCTCGTTATCTCTAGTGGCGAGAAGCAGGAAGACATCGTCGCTGAGGTGTCGGCGGCCATCGAGGCCGGGCGACCGACTGTCACTCTGGTGGATGACAAGGGCCGGAAGTTCGTCATCCGTACTGAGCGGATCTCCTACGTCGAGGTGGGTAACTCCACCGCTCGGGCCGTCGGCTTCGTCGGCTAG
- a CDS encoding DEAD/DEAH box helicase, which yields MPHSVDSAPTFAELGVAAEIVDALAQAGITRTFAIQELAIPLALSGRDLIGQARTGMGKTFGFGVPLLDRVFDDADIAELDGTPRALVIVPTRELAVQVGDDLTMAARHTPIRVTTIYGGRPYEDQVAALGEGVDVVVGTPGRLIDLYERGDLTLSAVAILVLDEADEMLDMGFLPDIQKLWSALPSSPAPLQSMLFSATMPGPILTLARTLMRRPVNIRAESGDAAATHATTNQVVFRSHRMDKLEVTARVLQATGRGRTIIFARTKRTAADVAQDLGQRGFSIGSVHGDMSQEARERSLDAFRRGAVDILVATDVAARGIDVDDVTHVINFQTPDDPMTYVHRIGRTGRAGRTGTAVTLVGFDETRKWAAINDELGLGMAEPPEWFSTSPELYDALSIPTGASGSVGPARAVLGSPARKARKR from the coding sequence GTGCCCCATTCTGTCGACTCCGCCCCCACGTTCGCCGAGCTTGGTGTCGCCGCGGAAATCGTGGACGCGCTTGCCCAGGCCGGAATTACCCGGACTTTCGCGATCCAAGAGCTGGCTATCCCACTGGCGCTCAGCGGGAGGGACCTGATCGGCCAGGCTCGCACCGGGATGGGCAAAACGTTTGGCTTCGGAGTGCCCCTGCTGGACCGGGTCTTCGATGACGCCGACATCGCCGAACTCGACGGAACGCCCCGGGCGCTAGTTATTGTCCCCACCCGCGAGCTGGCGGTTCAGGTGGGTGACGACCTGACGATGGCAGCACGGCACACGCCGATCCGGGTGACAACGATTTACGGCGGGCGCCCCTATGAGGACCAGGTGGCGGCGCTGGGCGAGGGCGTCGACGTTGTCGTCGGCACCCCAGGCCGCCTCATTGACCTTTACGAGCGCGGGGATCTCACATTAAGTGCCGTTGCCATCCTCGTTCTCGACGAGGCCGACGAGATGCTGGACATGGGGTTCCTGCCGGACATTCAAAAGCTCTGGTCTGCTCTCCCCTCTTCGCCCGCTCCCCTCCAGTCCATGCTGTTTTCAGCGACGATGCCCGGGCCGATTCTCACCTTGGCGCGCACCCTCATGCGGCGCCCGGTCAACATCCGCGCCGAGTCGGGGGACGCAGCGGCAACCCACGCCACGACGAACCAAGTCGTGTTCCGCTCCCACAGAATGGACAAGCTTGAGGTCACCGCCCGCGTCCTCCAAGCGACGGGCCGCGGGCGCACTATCATCTTCGCCCGCACCAAACGGACCGCCGCCGACGTCGCACAAGACCTGGGTCAGCGCGGATTTTCAATCGGCTCGGTGCACGGCGACATGAGCCAAGAAGCGCGAGAGCGTTCGCTAGACGCTTTTCGACGCGGCGCGGTCGACATCCTCGTAGCGACCGACGTAGCCGCCCGCGGGATCGACGTCGACGACGTCACGCACGTTATCAATTTCCAGACGCCGGACGACCCCATGACCTACGTCCACCGCATCGGGCGCACCGGGCGCGCGGGACGGACGGGTACCGCCGTCACCCTGGTCGGGTTCGACGAAACCAGGAAGTGGGCGGCCATCAACGACGAGCTGGGCCTGGGGATGGCTGAACCCCCGGAGTGGTTTTCCACCTCGCCGGAGCTCTACGATGCCCTTTCGATCCCCACCGGCGCGTCGGGTTCTGTCGGCCCGGCCCGCGCGGTGCTCGGTTCGCCCGCCCGGAAGGCCCGGAAGCGGTAA
- a CDS encoding DUF3152 domain-containing protein, whose amino-acid sequence MTSSPPQDHHGHGSEPFLVRFARDYGWRAYAIPVLAVVTLFVIVDMVRNPGEQAVQVGAAEVTQAKTSGSGESEPAVLPEGNPSLLELPPGGAYTEQGEGSYREVGRPGAVAGTGSETVIRYVVEVENGINASAYGGDDALAALVDATFADPRGWIHDPRFRFERVTGNDNPNLHIQLTSVGTTRELCGGELGLEVSCRTTITGESTVVVNESRWVRGAAPYEGDLGRYRQYVINHEVGHAIGFADHVACPTDGALAPIMMQQTLSLNNAQLHALDPAEVYPDTPETCTANPWPYPRPAVL is encoded by the coding sequence ATGACGTCGTCGCCCCCGCAGGATCACCACGGCCACGGTTCGGAACCGTTCCTCGTCCGTTTTGCCCGCGACTACGGTTGGCGCGCCTACGCCATTCCCGTTCTCGCGGTGGTCACGCTGTTCGTCATCGTGGACATGGTGAGGAACCCAGGAGAGCAAGCCGTCCAGGTCGGTGCTGCGGAAGTTACGCAAGCAAAGACGTCGGGAAGCGGAGAAAGCGAACCCGCTGTTCTCCCCGAGGGCAACCCGAGCCTGCTCGAGCTGCCCCCGGGAGGGGCCTACACAGAGCAAGGCGAGGGGAGCTACCGCGAGGTAGGCCGGCCGGGCGCGGTGGCTGGCACGGGGTCGGAGACCGTGATCCGGTACGTCGTTGAGGTGGAAAACGGTATCAACGCGTCGGCGTACGGCGGGGATGATGCCCTTGCCGCGCTGGTAGACGCGACCTTTGCGGATCCGCGCGGGTGGATCCATGACCCGCGTTTCCGCTTTGAACGTGTGACGGGCAACGACAACCCGAATCTGCACATCCAACTGACGTCGGTGGGGACGACACGCGAACTCTGCGGGGGCGAGTTGGGCCTCGAAGTCAGCTGTCGCACGACGATCACGGGGGAGAGCACGGTGGTGGTCAACGAGTCTCGGTGGGTGCGGGGTGCCGCGCCCTACGAGGGGGATCTAGGAAGATACCGCCAGTACGTGATCAACCACGAGGTCGGTCACGCGATCGGGTTCGCTGATCACGTGGCCTGCCCCACGGACGGCGCGCTCGCGCCAATCATGATGCAGCAAACCCTGAGCCTGAACAACGCCCAGCTGCACGCCTTGGACCCCGCCGAGGTGTACCCGGACACCCCCGAGACCTGTACGGCGAACCCGTGGCCATACCCGCGTCCCGCAGTGCTGTGA